The DNA segment CGGAGAAATTGAGTTTAAAACTGAAATTTTTCGCAGTGGCAAATCGGTGACTCAGGCCGAAGCCCGCTTGATTCAAAACGGTGAGGTGCTGGCTGTACTGCTGGCCAGTTTTGGCAGTGCACGTGACTCAGAGATCAATGTCCTCCCCACACATTCGGCACCAGCATGTAAACAACCAGATGAGATTCGGGCCTTACCTTATATCGCGGGCATGATGCCCGAGTTCTTTCAACAGACAGACATCCGCTGGACTCATGGTGCTCAGCCCTTCTCAGGTGCAGCGCACCCTGACTTCGGGGGTTGGATGCGCTGGAGAGATCAGTTCTCAGAGATGACGGTATCGCATCTCTTTGCCTTAATTGATGCATGGCCACCATCCGTACTACCGATGTTTAAAATGGTGGCGCCAGCCAGTAGCTTATGCTGGACCTTGGAGTTTTTGGATATTCCCTCAGACAAAACGTCTGAAAGCTGGTGGCTATACCAAGTCAAAACTGACTCGGCAAAGGCAGGCTATACGCATAGTGAAGCGCATATCTGGGATGAGCAAGGGAATTTAGTCGCGATCAGTCGACAAACCGCGACCATCTTTGCTTAACCTGTGAAACAGAAGTGATGCGACTTGAGCGATGTTCCACGTGGAACGTCGCTGTTTTATAAGAGACCATCAGCCATCAGTAAGCTTTCCAAACACTGCTCACGAATGCCATAAAAGGCTTTGATCGATTCAATCTGACTTAAAATTTCAGCTTTCTTAGCCGTATTCTTGGCTAAACTCTCACGCTTAATCGCCAAAATCATTTTGTTTTTGCTGGTGTGCTCGAGTGCCACAAACTCAAAAACTTTGGTTTCATAGCCACAGGCTTCCAACAGCAAGGCACGGAGACCATCCGTCAACATCTCCGCTTCCTGCCCCAGATGTACACCATGTTGCAGCATCGGACGCAACACTTGCGGACTTTTAATCTGAGGCCGGACTTGCTTATGGCAACACGGCGCGCACATGATGATGGATGCACCCAAGCGCACACCCGTATGCAAGGCATAATCGGTCGCGACATCGCAGGCATGCAGCGCGATCATGACATCTACGGCTTCCGGATGATAACTACGGACATCACCTTGATAAAAATCTAAGCCTTGGATACTCAATTGATTAACGACATTGCCGCACAGCTTAACCAGTTCATCCCGGAGTTCAACACCCGTAACCTGAGCGGTATAGCCCAAAGTTTCACGGAGGAAATCATGTATCGCAAAAGTAAGATAGCCCTTCCCTGCCCCAAAATCCACGACATGCACCGGACGATTCGTCGGCAGCTTTAAGGACTCAAATGCATGTTGGAAAACTTCAATAAACTTATTGATCTGCTTCCACTTGCGCGACATGGCGGGAATCAATTTCTGCTGCGCATCCGTCACACCTAGCCCCGTTAGAAACGGGCGCTTGATATCAATAAAACGATTCTTCTCACGATCATGGGCTTGTGAAACTACCGCTGTGTTCGCAGCCGCGGTCGTTTGTATCGTCGCCTCATTTTTCTTATTAAACAGTAACTGTGTCTCGAGCCCTTGCAGTCTTAAATAAGCACTCTTAAAACTATCGACTTGGCTCTGATCCAAGTAGGTTTGAATCTGTGCCAGTCCGTCTTCAATGCGGAAGTTCTTGGTCACATCTCGTGTCTGATAGTGATAGGTAAAGGAAAGCTGCGGCTGCCCTTTTACCTCAAGCACACGGACAGAAATTTTATTCAGCCCAGCCTCACTGCCACGATATTTAGCCAGGCTCAATTTGATGAATGAAAAGCCATCAGCGCTTGGGATAAGACTATCAGTGAGGCAATCAGAGAATTGCTCTACAGCATTTTCAGGGAGTGACATACGATTCTTTATACAACGATAGAAGAGAAAGCTGGGGCGAATTATAGCAATTTATTGATCAGCACAGGTCAGATAAAGAGCAGTCATATTCAGAGGCAGGGCAGCAGACTTACCAATTAAAACGAGAGCGATACGTTCATTAATCACCCAGCGCGGTATAAAGGACTATCGCAGGGATTTGTAGAAAAATGCGTTGTAAATAGATGAATCCATTGCTTCATTGAGCGTTGTATTACAAGGGATTTAAATCATGAAAACTTTGTCATTGGGTCTTGCAACGATTTGTCTGGGTCTCGCCACACTCGCAAGTGCGGATACGACCGTGCCTTTATTTTTCACAGCCGATCAAGGTGTCGGCGCTGCTGTCGGCACCGTGGTCTTGAGTGAAAGCAAATATGGTGTGGTACTCACGCCTGATCTCAAGGGTTTACCGCCAGGCATTCATGGCTTCCACCTGCACCAGAACCCATCCTGTGATAACAAAGGCATGGCAGCCGGTGGACACTTTGATCCGCAAAAAACGGAAAAACATCTGGGCGCGTATAGCGACTCGGGTCACCTCGGGGATCTCCCTGCACTAACCGTGAATGCCGATGGCACAGCAAAGCTGCCTGTACTTGCACCCAGAATTAAGCATATTTCTGACTTGACTGGGCATGCGCTGATGATTCATTTGGGCGGGGATAATTACGCGGACCAGCCAGAGAAGCTTGGCGGCGGTGGCCCCCGTTTGGTCTGCGGCGTGATTGGTCAATAATATATTAGACTTAGCCTCAAGGTGATCAGGGTCACCTTGAGGCTAGACCGTTTTACAGCTTAGTTCACGATAACGCGAGCGATTGCTTTCTTGCCCGCTTGAATGACCACATTTGCGCCAGCAGCCAAACTAAAGGATGCATCAACCACCACGCCATCCACTTTCACCGACCCCCGAGCCAATGCATCTTTGGCTTGTGCAGCATTCTTGGTGAGTTGGGCACGGCTCAAGACAGTGGTAATAAACAATGCGTC comes from the Aquirhabdus parva genome and includes:
- a CDS encoding thioesterase family protein, translated to MSIHQLLTQAQTQNQMIIPPGWGQGRATYGGLVAGLLCSRLIATLGADGQNRVLRSATVSFIGAVAVGEIEFKTEIFRSGKSVTQAEARLIQNGEVLAVLLASFGSARDSEINVLPTHSAPACKQPDEIRALPYIAGMMPEFFQQTDIRWTHGAQPFSGAAHPDFGGWMRWRDQFSEMTVSHLFALIDAWPPSVLPMFKMVAPASSLCWTLEFLDIPSDKTSESWWLYQVKTDSAKAGYTHSEAHIWDEQGNLVAISRQTATIFA
- a CDS encoding class I SAM-dependent methyltransferase gives rise to the protein MSLPENAVEQFSDCLTDSLIPSADGFSFIKLSLAKYRGSEAGLNKISVRVLEVKGQPQLSFTYHYQTRDVTKNFRIEDGLAQIQTYLDQSQVDSFKSAYLRLQGLETQLLFNKKNEATIQTTAAANTAVVSQAHDREKNRFIDIKRPFLTGLGVTDAQQKLIPAMSRKWKQINKFIEVFQHAFESLKLPTNRPVHVVDFGAGKGYLTFAIHDFLRETLGYTAQVTGVELRDELVKLCGNVVNQLSIQGLDFYQGDVRSYHPEAVDVMIALHACDVATDYALHTGVRLGASIIMCAPCCHKQVRPQIKSPQVLRPMLQHGVHLGQEAEMLTDGLRALLLEACGYETKVFEFVALEHTSKNKMILAIKRESLAKNTAKKAEILSQIESIKAFYGIREQCLESLLMADGLL
- the sodC gene encoding superoxide dismutase family protein yields the protein MKTLSLGLATICLGLATLASADTTVPLFFTADQGVGAAVGTVVLSESKYGVVLTPDLKGLPPGIHGFHLHQNPSCDNKGMAAGGHFDPQKTEKHLGAYSDSGHLGDLPALTVNADGTAKLPVLAPRIKHISDLTGHALMIHLGGDNYADQPEKLGGGGPRLVCGVIGQ